In a genomic window of Parambassis ranga chromosome 24, fParRan2.1, whole genome shotgun sequence:
- the rd3 gene encoding protein RD3 produces the protein MASWFSWNEPYYRTPRRDPADVVADTLMLEFSWQLKEAERQQKERESEYRRLKTGVDYSWLASTPRSSYSISTGERLGLEDLCSKVPPSCCGLVILKFREVMQANEPEVHEVSGVFRSVLLDALDQLKEEQEAQRLARQWNNKRATSISLMNFRSRIKINPFGSTLGLTTSAAEGAGMSDLKTVSEDVERGMDRDERAQRAWSMPDFRYKGTNSSSKVI, from the exons ATGGCCTCCTGGTTCAGCTGGAATGAGCCATATTACCGGACCCCCCGCCGGGACCCGGCTGATGTGGTCGCTGACACCCTGATGCTGGAGTTCAGCTGGCAgctgaaagaggcagagaggcagcagaaagagagggagagcgagtaCCGGCGCCTGAAGACTGGGGTGGACTACAGCTGGCTTGCCAGCACGCCCCGCTCCTCCTACAGCATCAGCACCGGGGAGAGGCTCGGCCTGGAGGACCTCTGCTCCAAGGTGCCCCCATCCTGCTGCGGGCTGGTCATACTCAA GTTCAGGGAGGTCATGCAGGCTAATGAGCCTGAAGTGCATGAGGTGTCTGGCGTTTTCCGTTCTGTCCTCCTGGATGCTCTGGACCAActgaaggaggaacaggaggcaCAGCGGCTCGCCCGCCAGTGGAACAACAAACGTGCCACGAGCATTTCCCTGATGAACTTCAGGTCCAGGATCAAAATCAACCCATTTGGAAGCACACTGGGTCTGACCACTTCTGCGGCAGAGGGGGCGGGGATGAGCGACCTCAAGACGGTGTCAGAAGACGTGGAGAGGGGGATGGACAGGGATGAGAGGGCACAGAGGGCGTGGAGCATGCCTGACTTCAGATATAAAGGCACCAACAGCAGCAGTAAGGTCATCTGA
- the LOC114428504 gene encoding pinin, which produces MSTKAECRVSSSSSRTDERKRSTSRGPEKKKRKRSRSRSSSSSSSSSSSSSSSSASSSSSSSSSGSSRSSSCSRSSSSSSDSRSKSRKQTKKRNKEKHKKRGKKEKRQKRKKDKKSKGEENSGPVQISKYLKDRKKGKYSMISGKKIKMKVKKSKKDKQRDKNRAELLEFLNSTL; this is translated from the exons ATG tCCACCAAAGCGGAGTGCAGggtctccagctccagctccagaaCGGACGAAAGGAAGAGATCAACGAGCAGAG gaccagaaaaaaagaagcggAAACGTAGTCGTAGCAGATCTTCTTCGTCGTCGTCTTCcagttcatcttcatcatcttcatcatcagcctcatcgtcgtcctcctcctcttcttctggttCATCACGCTCATCCAGCTGCAGCCGGAGTAGCTCTAGTAGTAGTG aTTCGCGGAGTAAATCCAGAAAGCAAACTAAGAAGAGAAACaaggagaaacacaaaaaa agggggaaaaaagagaagcgACAAAAACGTAAAAAAGACAAGAAATCAAAGGGAGAGGAAAATTCGGGACCTGTACAGATCTCCAAG tatttgaaagacagaaaaaaaggcaagtACAGCATGATTTCAGGGAAGAAGATAAAGATGAAAGTAAAGAAGTCAAAGAAAGACAAGCAG CGGGATAAAAATCGAGCAGAACTTCTTGAGTTCTTGAACTCCACCCTCTGA